The following coding sequences lie in one Listeria ivanovii subsp. londoniensis genomic window:
- a CDS encoding heavy metal translocating P-type ATPase — MAEKTVYRVDGLSCTNCAAKFERNVKEIEGVTEAIVNFGASKITVTGEASIQQVEQAGAFEHLKIIPEKESFTDPEHFTDHQSFIRKNWRLLLSGLFIAVGYASQIMNGEDFYLTNALFIFAIFIGGYSLFKEGFKNLLKFEFTMETLMTIAIIGAAFIGEWAEGSIVVILFAVSEALERYSMDKARQSIRSLMDIAPKEALVRRSGTDRMVHVDDIQIGDIMIIKPGQKIAMDGHVVKGYSAVNQAAITGESIPVEKNIDDSVFAGTLNEEGLLEVAVTKRVEDTTISKIIHLVEEAQGERAPAQAFVDTFAKYYTPAIIVIAALIATVPPLLFGGNWETWVYQGLSVLVVGCPCALVVSTPVAIVTAIGNAAKNGVLVKGGVYLEEIGGLKAIAFDKTGTLTKGVPVVTDYIELTEATNIQHNKNYIIMAALEQLSQHPLASAIIKYGETREMDLTSINVNDFTSITGKGIRGTVDGNTYYVGSPVLFKELLASQFTDSIHRQVSDLQLKGKTAMLFGTNQKLISIVAVADEVRSSSQHVIKRLHELGIEKTIMLTGDNQATAQAIGQQVGVSEIEGELMPQDKLDYIKQLKINFGKVAMVGDGINDAPALAAATVGIAMGGAGTDTAIETADVALMGDDLQKLPFTVKLSRKTLQIIKQNITFSLVIKLIALLLVIPGWLTLWIAIMADMGATLLVTLNGLRLMKVKD, encoded by the coding sequence ATGGCAGAAAAGACTGTTTATAGAGTTGATGGATTAAGCTGTACAAATTGTGCGGCCAAATTTGAACGGAATGTAAAAGAAATTGAGGGTGTAACAGAAGCTATTGTAAACTTTGGCGCATCAAAAATCACGGTAACAGGTGAAGCAAGTATTCAACAAGTTGAACAGGCTGGAGCATTTGAACACTTGAAAATCATTCCAGAGAAAGAATCTTTTACTGATCCAGAGCACTTTACTGACCATCAATCGTTTATTAGAAAAAATTGGCGATTATTGCTTTCTGGATTATTTATTGCAGTGGGGTATGCGTCACAGATCATGAATGGGGAGGACTTTTATCTTACTAATGCACTATTTATTTTTGCAATTTTCATAGGAGGCTATTCTCTCTTTAAGGAAGGATTCAAAAATTTATTGAAGTTTGAATTTACAATGGAGACACTGATGACAATAGCTATTATTGGAGCTGCTTTCATTGGTGAATGGGCAGAAGGATCCATTGTGGTGATTCTATTCGCAGTAAGCGAGGCGCTTGAGCGTTACTCGATGGATAAGGCACGACAATCTATTCGTTCCCTAATGGATATTGCGCCAAAAGAAGCACTTGTGAGACGCTCGGGCACCGACAGAATGGTTCATGTAGATGACATTCAAATTGGCGACATTATGATTATAAAACCTGGTCAAAAAATTGCGATGGATGGTCACGTTGTGAAAGGTTATTCAGCCGTCAATCAAGCAGCGATTACTGGTGAATCTATTCCTGTTGAAAAAAACATCGATGATTCCGTTTTTGCTGGAACGTTAAATGAAGAAGGATTGCTTGAAGTTGCGGTCACAAAACGAGTAGAAGATACCACGATTTCAAAAATTATTCACTTAGTTGAGGAGGCACAAGGTGAACGTGCTCCAGCTCAAGCATTTGTTGATACATTTGCTAAATATTATACGCCAGCCATTATTGTGATCGCCGCACTGATTGCAACAGTACCGCCATTGCTGTTTGGTGGAAACTGGGAAACGTGGGTGTATCAAGGGTTATCTGTATTAGTGGTTGGGTGTCCTTGCGCCTTAGTTGTTTCAACTCCTGTTGCCATCGTCACCGCCATTGGAAATGCAGCTAAAAATGGCGTATTGGTAAAAGGTGGTGTGTATTTAGAAGAAATTGGTGGGCTAAAAGCCATTGCGTTCGATAAAACTGGTACCTTGACAAAAGGTGTGCCGGTGGTCACTGATTATATTGAACTAACAGAAGCCACAAACATTCAACATAATAAAAACTATATCATCATGGCAGCACTGGAACAATTATCTCAACACCCCCTTGCTTCAGCCATTATTAAGTATGGAGAAACGAGAGAAATGGATTTAACTAGTATTAATGTGAACGATTTTACATCCATCACAGGAAAAGGGATTAGAGGAACTGTAGATGGTAACACCTATTATGTTGGAAGTCCCGTTCTATTTAAGGAATTACTAGCATCGCAATTTACTGACTCCATTCATCGACAAGTGAGTGACTTACAACTTAAAGGGAAGACTGCTATGCTTTTTGGAACAAATCAGAAACTGATTTCTATAGTGGCAGTTGCTGACGAGGTTAGGTCATCCAGTCAACATGTTATTAAACGACTTCATGAGCTGGGGATTGAAAAAACTATTATGTTGACTGGCGATAACCAAGCCACAGCGCAAGCAATTGGCCAACAGGTGGGTGTTTCTGAAATAGAAGGTGAGTTAATGCCCCAAGATAAACTAGATTACATTAAACAGTTGAAAATAAACTTTGGTAAAGTGGCCATGGTTGGAGACGGTATTAATGATGCGCCAGCCCTAGCAGCGGCCACGGTTGGAATTGCAATGGGCGGAGCTGGAACTGACACAGCCATTGAAACAGCTGATGTTGCCTTAATGGGAGACGACTTACAAAAATTACCTTTCACGGTAAAGTTGAGTAGAAAAACACTCCAAATTATTAAGCAAAATATCACATTTTCCTTGGTCATCAAACTGATTGCTCTTTTGCTAGTCATTCCAGGGTGGTTAACATTATGGATTGCAATTATGGCGGATATGGGTGCGACTCTTTTAGTCACGTTAAATGGCTTACGATTAATGAAAGTGAAAGATTAA
- a CDS encoding helix-turn-helix domain-containing protein codes for MTSVHNSTKLSLDTLNKICHALNITLQEFFLENATTMEKQLFHQIKSLDADQQKHLLQFLDSFTKS; via the coding sequence TTGACATCTGTCCACAATTCAACAAAACTATCTTTAGATACATTAAATAAAATCTGTCATGCACTAAATATTACATTGCAAGAATTTTTTTTAGAAAATGCCACTACCATGGAAAAGCAATTATTTCATCAGATAAAATCGCTGGATGCGGATCAACAAAAACACTTATTGCAATTTCTAGATTCTTTCACGAAATCATAA
- a CDS encoding recombinase family protein, whose product MIFGYARVSTEDQNLNLQIDALTQHGIDKLFQEKVTGSKRDRPQLEDMIKGLREGDSVVIYKLDRISRSTKHLIELSETFEELGVNFISIQDNVDTSTSMGRFFFRVMASLAELERDITIERTKSGLEAARARGKKGGRPSKASQSIELALKMYDSKEYSINQILDASKLSKTTLYRYLNGRKN is encoded by the coding sequence ATGATTTTTGGCTATGCTCGAGTGAGTACAGAGGATCAAAATTTGAATTTGCAAATTGATGCACTCACCCAACACGGTATCGATAAACTATTCCAAGAAAAGGTGACGGGTTCAAAACGAGACCGTCCACAATTGGAAGACATGATAAAGGGGTTACGTGAAGGTGACTCAGTGGTTATTTATAAACTTGATCGAATTTCACGTTCAACTAAACATTTGATTGAGCTTTCAGAAACGTTTGAAGAGCTTGGGGTTAATTTTATCTCTATTCAAGATAACGTTGATACCTCTACTTCTATGGGAAGATTCTTTTTCCGAGTCATGGCTAGTTTAGCAGAGTTGGAACGTGATATTACAATTGAAAGAACCAAATCAGGTCTTGAAGCAGCAAGAGCACGTGGAAAAAAAGGGGGGCGACCAAGTAAAGCCAGTCAATCAATTGAGTTGGCTTTGAAAATGTACGATAGTAAGGAATATTCAATTAATCAGATTCTTGATGCCTCTAAACTAAGCAAAACAACCCTATACCGCTATCTTAATGGAAGGAAAAACTAA
- a CDS encoding SpaA isopeptide-forming pilin-related protein yields the protein MMKKSKRRSKLKQIGLLFLSAILLVNVIFQTSALKADAATSYGSDFLKTLELQDEDGNASTDFDKYDNVKIHYTWEIPNSADVKAGDTMDFTLPAEIILQANSNFELKDSKGNVVGNATASSRTGKVTVTFTDYVENNSDINGSLDFWSGWNKEIINESENYPVEFPLNGETTTITVDISGTPIAPTETAYKYGWVDQDNPEIIHWVVRVNYAEISIENAVYEDTIGANQTLDFSSLQAFHGTYSGDSFTKGAQVPAAAFSQTNGGFKVTLGNITDTVRITYDTIATDGGASDKYTNAGSLTGDNYVTREIQNETPYSGGNGSGDGTTGSVELTKIDDTTQKKPLEGAEFKLVNSAGTTVQEGLTTAADGTLSITQLKFDTYQLIETKAPAGYVLDNTPVEFTIDSTHQAISVTKENTTIKGSVSLTKTDSATAAVLAGAEFELQDSTGKTLQTGLTTNEQGILTVTDLELGDYQLVETKAPAGYELDSTPVVFTIGQNSTNVSVTKENTKIPAIPDKPLTPDTPEMPIIPKKPVIPVIPITPAAVLPQAPISRTVIKETTSMVKLPKTGDTPLQSDLGLLLVALSTGSLILLRKNRQG from the coding sequence ATTATGAAGAAGAGTAAACGAAGAAGTAAGTTGAAGCAGATAGGATTGCTATTTCTAAGTGCCATTTTATTAGTAAATGTTATATTTCAAACTAGTGCTTTAAAAGCAGATGCTGCCACTAGTTACGGATCTGATTTTCTGAAAACGCTTGAACTACAGGATGAAGATGGAAACGCATCTACAGATTTTGATAAATATGACAATGTAAAAATTCATTATACATGGGAAATTCCAAATTCAGCAGATGTTAAAGCTGGAGATACGATGGACTTTACACTACCAGCAGAAATAATACTACAAGCTAATTCAAACTTTGAATTAAAAGATAGTAAAGGAAATGTGGTAGGTAATGCTACTGCATCAAGTAGGACTGGAAAAGTAACCGTTACATTCACTGATTACGTAGAAAATAATTCTGATATTAATGGATCACTCGATTTTTGGAGTGGTTGGAATAAGGAAATTATAAATGAATCTGAAAATTATCCAGTTGAATTCCCATTAAATGGAGAAACAACAACTATTACTGTAGATATTTCAGGAACTCCAATTGCACCAACAGAAACAGCTTACAAATATGGATGGGTAGATCAAGATAATCCAGAAATCATTCATTGGGTAGTTAGAGTAAACTATGCTGAGATAAGTATTGAAAATGCAGTATACGAAGACACTATTGGGGCTAATCAAACTTTAGATTTTAGTTCTTTACAAGCTTTTCATGGTACCTATTCTGGGGACTCATTTACAAAAGGAGCTCAAGTTCCAGCAGCAGCCTTTAGTCAAACAAATGGTGGGTTTAAAGTAACTTTAGGAAATATTACAGATACGGTGAGGATTACTTACGATACTATTGCTACAGATGGAGGAGCGTCAGATAAGTATACGAATGCTGGTTCATTAACTGGTGATAATTATGTTACTCGTGAAATCCAGAATGAAACCCCTTATTCCGGTGGAAATGGTAGTGGAGATGGTACAACGGGATCTGTAGAATTAACAAAAATAGATGATACCACGCAAAAGAAACCTCTTGAAGGTGCAGAATTTAAACTAGTTAATTCAGCAGGAACAACTGTTCAAGAAGGTTTAACAACAGCAGCCGACGGGACATTATCTATTACACAATTGAAGTTTGATACTTATCAGCTTATAGAAACAAAAGCACCGGCAGGTTATGTTTTAGATAATACACCAGTTGAATTCACTATTGATTCAACACATCAAGCTATTTCTGTCACAAAAGAAAATACAACTATCAAAGGTTCTGTATCACTAACAAAAACAGATAGCGCAACAGCGGCAGTACTTGCAGGAGCAGAATTTGAGTTGCAAGATAGTACAGGTAAAACACTTCAAACAGGTTTAACAACGAATGAGCAAGGTATATTAACAGTAACAGATTTAGAACTAGGTGATTATCAACTAGTAGAAACAAAAGCACCGGCAGGTTATGAGCTAGATAGTACACCAGTCGTATTTACTATCGGACAAAATAGTACCAATGTATCTGTTACCAAAGAAAATACAAAGATTCCTGCAATACCAGATAAACCATTAACACCAGATACACCCGAAATGCCCATAATACCAAAAAAACCAGTAATTCCAGTAATACCAATCACACCGGCAGCTGTGTTACCACAAGCTCCAATTTCGAGGACAGTGATAAAGGAAACAACTAGTATGGTTAAGTTGCCAAAAACTGGAGACACGCCATTACAGTCTGATTTAGGATTATTATTAGTAGCACTTTCAACAGGTAGTTTAATTCTATTAAGAAAAAATAGACAGGGTTAA
- a CDS encoding Tn3 family transposase: MALKKILTAAQREQLLSVDHLSEEDFQAYFSFSDSDLDIINQHRGDINKLGFAIQLCLARYPGCSLSNWSIQSDRLISYVRRQLHLDSIELALYAHRNTRANHFNEILETFRYQRFGSVDTRNQLIAFLIKLALENDDSTYLMKKTLGFLTQNRIIFPSIATLEDIISHCRDKAESTLFSILLDSLTETQIEKLDELFLVYKETKMTKLAWLKDIPGKANPESFMTICKKVEAITVLELGTINVSHIHRNRFLQLARLGDNYDAYDFSRFEFEKKYSLLIAFLVDHHQYLIDLLIEINDRILAGIKRKGMHDSQELLKEKGKLATEKLEHYASLIDALHFAKDNDSNPFDEIERVIPWHDLIQDGEDAKRITGKKNHGYLEMVRNKATYLRRYTPMLLKILSFKATSSAQPILTALTQINELKNDGKRKIPANTSIEFVSKKWERLVQPEEGKIDRSFYELVAFTELKNNIRSGNISVEGSLAHRNIDDYLISSDACVNSLTIPDTFDDYLTSRGAILDSQLQYYSNSGKSSAKMVLKKLEKVTPDEAEEYRKKLYSMIPKIRLSDLLIEVDSWTQFSQEFIHDSTGNPPNEREKKIVFATLLGLGMNIGLEKMAQSTPGITYPQLANTKQWRFYKEALTCAQSILVNFQLGIPIADFWGEGKTSASDGMRVPVGVSAIKADVNPHYKSLEKGATMIRSINDRNTSHHVEVVSTNTREATHTLDGLLYHETDLDIEEHFTDTNGYTDQVFGMTALLGFHFEPRIRNIKKSQLFSIKPTSEYPDLLGLISGRINIKTIDESYEEIKRIAYSIQTGKVSSSLILGKLGSYARKNKVATALRELGRIEKSIFMIDYVTDDSLRRKITHGLNKTEAVNALARELFFGRRGKFMERDIRRQLQSASALNVLINAISIWNAVYLQEAYDYLVKIDPEVTNYMNHISPINWEHITFLGEYKFDLLSIPKRLRKLNIEK, from the coding sequence ATGGCATTAAAGAAAATTTTAACAGCAGCACAGCGGGAGCAACTTCTTTCTGTCGATCACTTATCTGAAGAGGATTTTCAAGCTTATTTCAGTTTCTCTGACTCTGATTTAGATATCATCAACCAACACAGAGGGGATATCAATAAGTTAGGGTTTGCCATTCAGCTCTGCTTGGCACGATACCCTGGGTGTTCGTTGAGTAACTGGTCCATCCAATCAGACCGTTTAATCTCTTATGTAAGGCGCCAGTTACATCTTGACTCAATTGAACTGGCCTTATACGCCCATAGGAACACACGTGCCAATCACTTTAATGAGATATTAGAAACATTTAGGTATCAGCGTTTTGGAAGTGTCGACACACGCAATCAATTAATAGCATTTCTTATTAAGCTGGCATTAGAAAATGATGACTCTACCTATCTCATGAAAAAAACATTAGGCTTCCTCACCCAAAATCGAATTATTTTTCCATCGATAGCGACACTAGAAGACATTATCAGCCATTGTCGTGATAAGGCTGAAAGCACACTGTTTTCAATTCTTCTGGATTCACTAACAGAAACACAAATCGAGAAATTAGATGAGTTGTTTCTAGTATATAAAGAAACGAAGATGACTAAACTCGCCTGGTTAAAAGATATCCCTGGCAAAGCCAATCCAGAGAGTTTTATGACCATTTGCAAAAAAGTTGAGGCGATTACGGTTCTTGAACTAGGAACAATCAATGTGTCGCATATTCACCGAAATAGATTTCTTCAGTTAGCACGATTAGGTGATAATTACGATGCCTATGATTTTTCTCGTTTTGAATTCGAAAAAAAGTATTCCTTACTCATTGCTTTTTTAGTGGATCATCATCAGTATCTGATCGATCTGCTCATTGAAATTAATGACCGGATTTTAGCGGGGATTAAACGAAAAGGGATGCACGATTCGCAAGAACTGTTGAAAGAGAAAGGGAAGTTGGCGACTGAAAAATTAGAACATTATGCGTCTCTGATTGATGCACTTCATTTTGCAAAAGACAACGACAGTAATCCTTTTGACGAAATAGAACGAGTTATCCCCTGGCATGACTTAATCCAAGATGGAGAAGACGCTAAACGAATTACTGGTAAGAAAAATCACGGATATTTAGAAATGGTGAGAAATAAAGCCACTTACCTTAGAAGATATACCCCAATGCTTTTAAAAATACTCTCGTTTAAAGCAACCTCATCTGCACAACCAATTCTTACAGCGCTTACTCAAATAAATGAGTTAAAAAACGATGGTAAACGGAAAATACCAGCAAACACATCCATTGAATTTGTGAGTAAAAAATGGGAACGTCTTGTTCAACCTGAAGAAGGAAAAATAGACCGATCCTTCTACGAGTTGGTAGCGTTCACAGAGTTAAAAAATAATATTAGATCAGGAAATATTTCGGTAGAAGGAAGCTTAGCCCATCGAAACATTGATGATTACTTAATCAGTTCCGATGCTTGCGTTAACTCACTCACTATTCCAGATACATTTGATGATTATTTGACTTCTAGGGGCGCAATATTGGACTCACAACTACAATATTATTCGAATTCTGGCAAAAGTTCAGCCAAAATGGTGCTAAAAAAATTGGAGAAAGTTACACCAGATGAAGCAGAGGAATATAGAAAAAAACTTTATTCAATGATTCCCAAAATAAGATTAAGTGACCTATTAATAGAAGTGGATAGCTGGACTCAATTTTCGCAAGAATTTATCCATGATTCAACTGGAAATCCGCCAAATGAACGAGAAAAGAAAATTGTTTTTGCCACTTTATTAGGATTAGGAATGAATATTGGGCTTGAGAAAATGGCCCAATCCACCCCCGGAATTACTTATCCTCAATTGGCGAATACTAAACAATGGCGGTTTTATAAAGAAGCCTTAACCTGTGCCCAATCTATTTTGGTTAATTTTCAATTAGGAATTCCTATAGCTGATTTTTGGGGAGAAGGTAAAACGAGTGCTTCCGATGGAATGCGTGTACCAGTAGGTGTATCCGCCATTAAGGCTGACGTGAATCCACATTATAAAAGCTTAGAGAAAGGCGCCACAATGATTCGGTCAATCAATGACAGAAATACCTCACATCATGTTGAAGTTGTTTCGACCAACACGAGAGAAGCGACTCATACATTAGATGGCTTGCTTTACCACGAAACAGATTTAGATATTGAAGAACACTTCACTGACACAAATGGTTATACAGATCAAGTGTTTGGTATGACGGCTTTACTAGGGTTTCATTTTGAACCCCGTATTAGGAATATAAAAAAGTCTCAATTATTTTCTATAAAGCCAACTTCAGAATACCCTGATTTATTAGGGCTCATCAGTGGTAGGATCAATATAAAAACCATTGATGAAAGTTACGAAGAAATTAAACGAATCGCTTATTCCATTCAAACTGGTAAAGTCTCAAGTTCGCTAATTTTAGGAAAGCTAGGTTCTTACGCACGAAAAAATAAGGTAGCTACCGCTTTAAGAGAATTGGGACGGATTGAGAAGAGTATTTTCATGATAGATTATGTGACAGATGATAGCTTAAGACGTAAGATTACCCATGGTTTGAATAAAACGGAAGCCGTAAATGCTTTGGCAAGAGAACTATTTTTTGGTCGCCGAGGTAAATTCATGGAACGTGATATTCGTCGGCAACTTCAAAGTGCAAGTGCACTAAATGTTTTAATAAATGCTATTAGTATATGGAACGCCGTCTATTTACAAGAAGCCTATGATTATCTAGTGAAAATAGATCCAGAAGTAACCAACTATATGAACCATATTTCTCCTATTAATTGGGAGCATATTACGTTTCTTGGTGAATACAAATTTGATTTGTTATCTATTCCCAAGAGGTTGAGAAAATTAAACATAGAAAAATAG
- the cadC gene encoding Cd(II)-sensing metalloregulatory transcriptional repressor CadC, with amino-acid sequence MTVDICEITCIDEEKVKRVKTGLETVEVTTISQIFKILSDETRVKIVYALLTENELCVCDLANIVEATVAATSHHLRFLKKQGIANYRKDGKLVYYSLANERVRDRIKLILLNFEGVGV; translated from the coding sequence ATGACTGTAGATATTTGCGAAATTACTTGTATTGATGAAGAAAAAGTAAAACGGGTGAAGACTGGACTGGAAACCGTAGAAGTTACAACTATCAGTCAAATATTTAAAATTCTGTCTGATGAAACAAGGGTTAAAATTGTGTATGCATTACTGACAGAAAATGAACTTTGTGTATGCGATCTAGCTAATATTGTCGAAGCAACAGTTGCCGCTACGTCCCACCATTTACGCTTTTTAAAGAAGCAAGGGATTGCGAACTATCGAAAAGATGGAAAGCTTGTTTATTATTCTCTTGCGAATGAAAGGGTTAGAGATCGGATAAAACTTATATTACTTAATTTTGAAGGAGTGGGAGTCTAA
- a CDS encoding SDR family NAD(P)-dependent oxidoreductase codes for MKSALVLGASGGIGYALVLELVNRGVEVVAFSRRKERLNDLYQHESMVTIFAGDALVEKDVIEAANGVDVIFHAVSFPYQEWKEKHPLCIEIIVRAAEIHQTKIALADNIYAYGRQPKIEVKENASKEPFTKKGKIRLAMENRLKRSDIPCLIVHMPDLYGPNAENTMIHETLKNVVLNKTASFVGDIKVAREFIFTMDGAKAMVELALRDDTYNQNWNIPSAHPITGEEIIEILRKETGYKKSIRTVSKTMIRFAGLFQPFMREMVEMMYLTEEPVILSGEKYEEEIGTIPKTPYKEGIKETLNWMNERV; via the coding sequence ATGAAATCTGCATTAGTTTTGGGTGCATCAGGTGGAATAGGTTATGCACTAGTTCTTGAGTTAGTTAATCGGGGCGTAGAAGTGGTTGCCTTCTCAAGAAGAAAAGAAAGATTGAATGATCTTTATCAGCATGAATCAATGGTAACTATATTCGCGGGAGATGCATTAGTGGAAAAGGATGTTATCGAGGCAGCTAATGGCGTAGATGTAATCTTTCATGCGGTGAGTTTTCCTTACCAGGAATGGAAGGAAAAACATCCTTTATGTATAGAGATAATAGTTCGAGCTGCCGAGATACACCAAACAAAAATTGCCTTGGCCGATAATATTTATGCCTACGGTAGACAACCCAAAATAGAAGTAAAAGAAAATGCGAGCAAGGAGCCCTTTACAAAAAAAGGGAAAATACGACTTGCTATGGAAAATAGGTTGAAAAGAAGCGATATCCCTTGTTTGATTGTCCATATGCCTGATTTATACGGACCGAATGCAGAAAACACAATGATTCATGAAACATTAAAAAACGTAGTACTAAATAAAACTGCAAGCTTTGTTGGTGACATCAAAGTGGCTCGAGAATTTATTTTCACAATGGACGGTGCAAAGGCAATGGTGGAATTAGCTTTACGAGATGATACGTACAATCAAAATTGGAATATTCCTTCTGCGCACCCAATTACGGGAGAAGAAATTATTGAGATTTTACGTAAAGAAACAGGGTATAAAAAGTCAATTAGAACTGTCTCCAAAACAATGATTCGGTTTGCTGGACTATTCCAACCATTCATGAGGGAGATGGTTGAGATGATGTATTTGACAGAGGAGCCCGTAATCTTAAGTGGTGAAAAATACGAAGAAGAAATAGGAACTATACCAAAGACTCCATATAAAGAAGGGATTAAAGAAACATTAAATTGGATGAATGAGAGGGTATAG
- a CDS encoding recombinase family protein, protein MIIAYARVSSTDQNLDRQMEEFKKHGAEKIFVEKKSGANVINREEFNKALNFAREGDFFMVEAIDRLGRNYTEIVQTVNFLKEKNIGLLVTSVPLLSEPLGDPLLDKFVKDLILQLLAMIAERERTESKRRQAQGIAIAKEKGVYQGRPKLYSAEAKDPQKQAVYYQIVHMLEAGLPIKHIANKNGVTRSTVYRIKNELE, encoded by the coding sequence ATGATAATAGCTTATGCACGGGTGAGTTCTACTGATCAAAATTTAGATCGACAAATGGAAGAATTTAAAAAACATGGGGCTGAAAAAATATTTGTAGAGAAGAAATCTGGTGCGAATGTCATAAATCGGGAAGAATTTAATAAAGCACTAAATTTCGCTCGTGAAGGTGATTTTTTTATGGTAGAAGCCATCGACCGGTTAGGGAGGAATTATACAGAAATTGTACAGACAGTAAATTTCCTTAAAGAGAAAAATATTGGCTTATTGGTCACGAGTGTCCCTTTGTTAAGTGAGCCGTTAGGTGATCCCCTACTGGATAAATTTGTAAAAGATTTAATTCTTCAGTTATTAGCTATGATTGCGGAAAGAGAAAGAACAGAGAGCAAAAGAAGACAAGCGCAAGGGATAGCGATAGCAAAAGAAAAAGGAGTTTATCAAGGTCGGCCGAAACTATATTCAGCAGAGGCGAAGGATCCTCAAAAACAAGCTGTATATTACCAAATTGTTCATATGTTAGAAGCTGGATTACCAATTAAACATATCGCAAATAAAAATGGAGTTACACGAAGTACAGTATATCGAATAAAAAACGAATTGGAGTGA
- a CDS encoding TetR/AcrR family transcriptional regulator — protein MSPRKIASQELTKEIILQSARSQFVEKGFQQVSMRSIAKLLHCSHGAIYYYFKNKAELFYAIVEDDFSELNNRLEETIQGSEDDSAKLYNVLIRFIEFGLNHQSQYEIMFLLRNTEVDSLSQVAAYQSYQKFAQTVQSLSKKRLENVDVWSAFLALHGFVSHYFGYVDDFEEAKSAAELHVNFIIKGLNG, from the coding sequence ATGTCCCCTCGTAAAATAGCTTCTCAAGAGCTGACGAAAGAAATAATTTTACAAAGTGCACGATCCCAATTTGTTGAAAAAGGCTTTCAACAAGTTTCCATGCGTAGTATAGCAAAGCTACTTCACTGTAGTCATGGTGCGATTTATTATTACTTTAAAAATAAAGCAGAACTGTTTTATGCCATTGTAGAAGATGATTTTTCTGAACTGAACAATCGGTTAGAAGAAACAATTCAGGGATCTGAAGATGATTCAGCAAAACTTTATAATGTACTTATTCGTTTTATTGAATTTGGATTAAACCACCAGAGTCAGTATGAAATCATGTTTCTGTTAAGAAATACCGAGGTAGACAGTCTATCTCAAGTAGCGGCCTACCAAAGTTATCAAAAATTTGCTCAAACGGTCCAATCTCTGTCAAAGAAAAGGTTGGAAAACGTAGATGTGTGGTCCGCATTTTTAGCGTTACATGGCTTTGTTTCACATTATTTCGGCTATGTTGATGATTTTGAAGAGGCGAAGTCTGCAGCTGAATTACACGTGAATTTTATAATAAAAGGTTTAAATGGATAG
- a CDS encoding DUF3130 domain-containing protein, with protein sequence MSEIKVQETTFQSHATKLESASDGSYLPLKNGNMPYSRANSINELRSALVDLLDVVERFQTVTKKDSERLTQMGTAYANQDKSAGQKISQLEVR encoded by the coding sequence ATGAGCGAGATAAAAGTACAAGAAACGACTTTCCAAAGCCATGCAACCAAACTGGAAAGCGCCAGTGATGGGAGCTATTTACCACTGAAAAACGGTAATATGCCCTATTCAAGAGCTAATTCGATTAATGAATTGCGATCGGCGTTAGTTGATTTATTGGATGTAGTGGAGCGTTTTCAAACAGTCACGAAAAAAGATAGCGAGCGACTGACACAAATGGGAACTGCCTATGCGAATCAAGATAAAAGCGCCGGACAGAAAATCAGTCAGCTGGAGGTGCGCTAA